The following are from one region of the Bradyrhizobium septentrionale genome:
- a CDS encoding histidine kinase translates to MWQKLSLRARINLLLALILALGLGINIARLVLEAGPRVQAEDQSVIRLAREFVATIVAGLDEAPDPDARLDQIVEDLSRLRHVSISRQDDATAKPAERAEEAGDPRAPPEWFVALVHPEQTSVRVPISVHGKPQSLVITSHPDDEMAEIWDGIVTQLEVGSAIAVALLLVTMLVVGRALAPLEALSQAMTGIEAGDYDARVEPGGSPELAAICAKLNHLAATLGDAVDSKRQLAERAVSLQDSERKEIARELHDEFGPYLFALRAHAGALNRLSEVEKPDPSALRKHGNAILEQVNALQQFTRRILERLRPVGLAELGLAEALGALVRMWGESHPEVEIDSRISPDLGETGEMAELTIYRIVQEALTNVFRHAGATEVDIVIEPAERQAGPRGSRGCALVRVRDNGRGMLGDHRLGRGLSGMRERILALGGTLNITSGDDGVTVEALVPKAARA, encoded by the coding sequence ATGTGGCAAAAGCTATCCTTGCGCGCACGGATCAACCTGCTGTTGGCGCTGATACTGGCGCTTGGACTGGGCATCAATATTGCGCGGCTCGTACTGGAAGCGGGGCCGCGTGTCCAGGCCGAGGACCAGAGCGTGATCCGGCTGGCGCGCGAGTTTGTCGCGACGATCGTGGCTGGTCTCGACGAGGCGCCCGATCCCGATGCGCGGCTCGATCAGATCGTCGAGGATTTGAGCCGGCTGCGCCATGTCAGCATCTCGCGGCAGGATGACGCGACCGCAAAGCCGGCGGAGCGGGCGGAGGAGGCCGGCGACCCGCGCGCCCCGCCCGAGTGGTTCGTGGCGCTGGTGCATCCCGAGCAGACCTCGGTGCGGGTGCCGATCTCGGTTCACGGCAAGCCGCAATCGCTGGTCATCACCTCGCATCCGGACGACGAAATGGCCGAGATCTGGGATGGCATCGTCACCCAGCTCGAGGTCGGCTCTGCGATCGCGGTGGCGCTGCTTCTGGTGACCATGCTGGTGGTCGGCCGCGCATTGGCGCCGCTGGAGGCGCTGTCGCAGGCCATGACCGGCATCGAAGCAGGGGATTACGATGCGCGCGTCGAGCCCGGCGGATCGCCGGAATTGGCCGCAATCTGTGCCAAACTGAACCATTTGGCGGCAACCCTTGGCGACGCCGTGGACAGCAAGCGGCAGCTCGCCGAACGCGCGGTGTCGCTGCAGGATTCCGAGCGCAAGGAGATCGCGCGCGAACTGCACGACGAGTTCGGGCCGTATTTGTTTGCGCTGCGCGCGCATGCCGGCGCGCTGAACCGGCTGTCGGAGGTCGAAAAGCCCGATCCCTCGGCGCTGCGCAAGCACGGCAACGCCATCCTCGAGCAGGTCAATGCGCTTCAGCAGTTCACCCGCCGCATCCTGGAGCGCTTGCGGCCGGTCGGACTGGCCGAGCTCGGGCTTGCGGAAGCGCTTGGAGCGCTGGTGCGGATGTGGGGTGAGTCGCACCCCGAGGTGGAGATCGATAGCCGCATCTCGCCCGATCTCGGCGAGACCGGCGAGATGGCCGAGTTGACGATCTATCGCATTGTCCAGGAGGCGCTCACCAACGTGTTTCGCCACGCCGGCGCAACTGAAGTCGACATCGTGATTGAGCCTGCGGAGCGGCAGGCAGGCCCGCGCGGCAGTCGTGGCTGCGCGCTGGTGCGGGTTCGCGACAACGGCCGCGGAATGCTCGGGGATCACCGGCTTGGGCGCGGTTTATCCGGCATGCGGGAGCGAATCCTCGCGCTTGGAGGCACGCTCAATATCACTTCAGGCGATGACGGCGTGACGGTCGAGGCGCTGGTGCCGAAGGCCGCACGCGCCTAG
- the xoxF5 gene encoding lanthanide-dependent methanol dehydrogenase XoxF5 — protein sequence MRKLLYATSLGAMAVFAAGAANANDELNKMAQNPKDWVMPTGDYANTRYSKLNQINASNVGKLQVAWTFSTGVLRGHEGGPLIIGNMMYVHTPFPNKVYAIDLSQDNKIVWKYEPKQDPNVIPVMCCDTVNRGVAYGDGKIFLHQADTTLVALDAKTGKVEWSVKNGDPAKGATGTSAPIVVKDKVLIGISGGEFGVQAHMTAYDIKTGKLVWRGFSEGPDDQILVDDKTTELGKPVGKDSSLKTWQGDQWKIGGGATWGWISYDPELNLVYYGSGNPSTWNPKQRPGDNKWSMTIWARNPDTGVAKWVYQMTPHDEWDYDGINEMILSDQSINGTPRKLLTHFDRNGLGYTLDRATGELLVAEKYDPKVNWTSGVDMNKSSPTYGRPKVLDAASTDKAGEDVNVKGICPAALGTKDQQPAAYSPETQLFYVPTNHVCMDYEPFKVSYTAGQPYVGATLSMYPPPGETNMGNFIAWDGKAGKIVWSNKEQFSVWSGALATAGNVVFYGTLEGYLKAVDAKTGKELYKFKTPSGIIGNVTTYENGGKQYVAVLSGVGGWAGIGLAAGLTDPTAGLGAVGGYAALSNYTALGGTLTVFALPQQ from the coding sequence ATGCGCAAGCTGCTTTACGCGACCAGCCTTGGGGCAATGGCGGTGTTCGCCGCCGGTGCTGCCAATGCCAATGACGAACTCAACAAGATGGCGCAGAACCCGAAGGATTGGGTGATGCCCACTGGAGACTACGCGAATACGCGTTACTCCAAGCTGAATCAGATCAACGCCTCGAACGTCGGAAAGTTGCAGGTCGCCTGGACATTTTCGACTGGCGTGCTGCGCGGCCACGAGGGCGGCCCGCTGATCATCGGCAACATGATGTACGTGCACACCCCGTTCCCGAACAAGGTCTACGCTATTGACCTTTCGCAGGACAACAAGATCGTCTGGAAGTACGAGCCGAAGCAGGATCCGAACGTCATTCCGGTGATGTGCTGCGACACGGTCAACCGCGGCGTTGCCTATGGCGACGGCAAGATCTTCCTGCACCAGGCCGACACCACGCTGGTGGCGCTCGATGCCAAGACCGGCAAGGTGGAATGGTCGGTGAAGAACGGCGATCCCGCCAAGGGTGCGACCGGCACCTCCGCACCGATCGTGGTCAAGGACAAGGTCCTGATCGGCATCTCGGGCGGCGAGTTCGGCGTTCAGGCACACATGACCGCCTACGACATCAAGACTGGCAAGCTGGTCTGGCGCGGCTTCTCGGAAGGTCCGGATGACCAGATCTTGGTCGACGACAAGACCACCGAGCTCGGCAAGCCGGTCGGCAAGGATTCGAGCCTGAAGACCTGGCAGGGCGATCAGTGGAAGATCGGCGGCGGCGCGACCTGGGGCTGGATCTCCTACGATCCCGAACTGAACCTCGTCTATTATGGGTCGGGCAACCCCTCGACCTGGAATCCGAAGCAGCGTCCCGGCGACAACAAGTGGTCGATGACGATCTGGGCACGCAACCCGGATACCGGCGTCGCCAAGTGGGTCTACCAGATGACGCCCCATGACGAATGGGACTATGACGGCATCAACGAGATGATCCTCTCGGATCAATCGATCAACGGCACGCCGCGCAAGCTCTTGACGCATTTCGATCGTAACGGCCTCGGCTACACGCTCGATCGCGCCACCGGCGAACTGCTGGTCGCCGAGAAGTACGATCCGAAGGTGAACTGGACCTCCGGCGTCGACATGAACAAGAGCTCGCCGACCTATGGCCGGCCGAAGGTTCTTGACGCGGCTTCGACCGACAAGGCCGGTGAGGACGTCAACGTCAAGGGCATCTGCCCGGCGGCGCTTGGCACGAAGGACCAGCAGCCGGCAGCCTACTCGCCGGAGACGCAACTGTTCTACGTGCCGACCAACCACGTCTGCATGGACTACGAGCCGTTCAAGGTGAGCTACACCGCGGGTCAGCCCTATGTCGGCGCGACGCTGTCGATGTATCCGCCTCCCGGCGAGACCAACATGGGCAACTTCATCGCCTGGGATGGCAAGGCCGGCAAGATCGTGTGGTCGAACAAGGAGCAGTTCTCGGTCTGGTCGGGAGCGCTCGCAACGGCCGGCAACGTGGTGTTCTACGGCACGCTGGAAGGCTATCTGAAGGCGGTCGACGCCAAGACGGGTAAGGAGCTTTACAAGTTCAAGACTCCGTCCGGCATCATCGGCAACGTCACCACCTACGAGAACGGCGGCAAGCAGTACGTCGCCGTGCTGTCGGGTGTTGGCGGTTGGGCGGGCATCGGCCTTGCGGCTGGTCTGACCGATCCGACGGCCGGTCTCGGCGCAGTCGGCGGCTATGCCGCGCTGAGCAACTACACCGCACTTGGCGGAACGCTCACGGTGTTCGCGCTGCCGCAGCAGTGA
- a CDS encoding helix-turn-helix domain-containing protein, with amino-acid sequence MSDTVHSLSTNGLTPKRQIQRWSDALTDLCGQFDVDALEGSSLEGRINFTTVSRLKLCQIEASQHRIAHTISRIKLSEHPYIKIVFQTHGVSHFEQDGLHFDIMPGDCFAYDVSCPHTIISPSLTRHEVVIVPKDLLKERGFQLSKMAPCKLSARNGTGRIAYDFVHAAFGEAPTLTPVNAVGVADALIDLLLLPLRETGAMFDRGSAEATYVRAQGFIREHLRDPDLCIDRISAALGCSKRYLHMLFSDRGMTVSDYIWKARLQNCRQELESQNGKTITDVAFSWGFSSSSHFSRVFRKYFGIAPSSVHKGLHGGMPADVVLE; translated from the coding sequence ATGTCCGATACAGTCCATTCACTCAGCACGAACGGTTTGACGCCCAAGCGTCAAATCCAGCGCTGGTCGGATGCGCTCACTGACCTCTGCGGTCAGTTCGATGTCGATGCGCTCGAGGGATCCTCGCTCGAGGGCCGGATCAATTTCACGACGGTCTCACGATTGAAGCTGTGCCAGATCGAGGCAAGCCAGCACCGGATCGCGCACACCATCTCGCGCATCAAGCTGAGCGAGCACCCCTACATCAAGATCGTGTTCCAGACCCACGGCGTCTCGCATTTCGAGCAGGACGGCCTGCACTTCGACATCATGCCGGGCGACTGCTTCGCCTACGATGTGTCCTGCCCGCATACGATCATCAGCCCGTCCCTGACCCGTCACGAGGTTGTCATCGTGCCGAAGGACCTGCTGAAGGAGCGCGGCTTCCAGCTCTCCAAGATGGCGCCGTGCAAGCTGTCGGCGCGCAACGGCACCGGCCGCATCGCCTATGATTTCGTCCATGCCGCGTTCGGCGAGGCCCCGACGCTGACCCCGGTCAACGCGGTCGGCGTCGCCGATGCGCTGATCGACCTGCTGCTGCTGCCGCTGCGCGAGACCGGCGCCATGTTCGACCGCGGCAGCGCGGAGGCGACCTATGTGCGGGCCCAGGGCTTCATCCGCGAGCATCTGCGCGATCCTGATCTCTGCATCGACCGCATTTCCGCGGCGCTCGGCTGTTCGAAGCGCTATCTGCACATGCTGTTCAGCGATCGCGGTATGACGGTCAGTGATTACATCTGGAAGGCCCGGTTGCAGAATTGCCGGCAGGAGCTGGAATCACAGAACGGCAAGACCATCACCGATGTTGCGTTCTCCTGGGGCTTCTCGAGCTCCTCGCATTTCAGCCGCGTGTTCCGGAAGTATTTTGGCATCGCGCCCTCCTCCGTCCACAAGGGCCTGCACGGCGGCATGCCGGCCGACGTGGTGCTGGAATAG
- a CDS encoding YkvA family protein, whose translation MLSATKISSIKHSLKTWARNLKRDSVALYLAARDPRVPWYAKAVAVAVAAYALSPIDLIPDFIPVIGYLDDLILLPLGIWLAIALVPDEVMVECRARASTILQRPTSRAGMIAIIVLWIAGALALVWATFAYWPRSAS comes from the coding sequence ATGCTGTCCGCGACCAAAATTTCCTCGATCAAGCATTCACTCAAAACCTGGGCGCGCAACCTCAAACGGGACAGCGTCGCGCTGTATCTCGCAGCGCGCGATCCGCGCGTGCCCTGGTACGCCAAGGCCGTTGCGGTCGCGGTGGCCGCCTACGCACTGTCGCCGATCGATTTGATTCCCGATTTCATCCCTGTCATCGGCTATCTCGACGACCTGATCCTGCTGCCGCTCGGCATCTGGCTTGCGATCGCGCTCGTTCCCGACGAGGTGATGGTGGAATGCCGCGCCAGGGCCAGCACCATACTGCAGCGTCCGACCAGCCGGGCCGGCATGATCGCGATCATCGTGCTCTGGATCGCCGGCGCACTGGCGCTTGTCTGGGCGACCTTCGCATACTGGCCGCGATCCGCCTCCTAG